One region of Pseudoalteromonas galatheae genomic DNA includes:
- the atpF gene encoding F0F1 ATP synthase subunit B codes for MNLNATLIGELIAFVVFVWFCMKFVWPPLNGAIEARQKKIEDGLAASDEAEKELERVRAQGAEQLKEAKAQAAEIIEQAKKRAALIVDEETTRGQQEREKIIAQGHSEIESERNRVKEELRSQVAALSIAGAEKILEREINQATHSDIVEKLVAEL; via the coding sequence GGTCTTCGTATGGTTCTGTATGAAGTTCGTATGGCCACCACTAAATGGTGCGATTGAAGCTCGCCAAAAGAAAATTGAAGATGGTTTAGCAGCATCTGATGAAGCTGAAAAAGAACTTGAGCGCGTACGTGCACAAGGCGCTGAACAGCTGAAAGAAGCGAAAGCACAAGCGGCTGAAATCATCGAACAAGCTAAGAAGCGTGCTGCGCTAATTGTTGACGAAGAGACAACTCGTGGTCAGCAAGAGCGTGAAAAAATCATTGCTCAGGGACACTCTGAAATTGAGTCTGAGCGCAACCGTGTGAAAGAAGAGCTGCGTTCACAAGTCGCTGCACTTTCTATCGCAGGTGCTGAGAAGATTTTAGAGCGTGAAATCAATCAAGCCACACACAGTGACATCGTTGAAAAACTTGTCGCTGAGCTTTAA